One genomic window of Daphnia pulex isolate KAP4 chromosome 10, ASM2113471v1 includes the following:
- the LOC124205253 gene encoding endocuticle structural glycoprotein SgAbd-3-like, giving the protein MKLFVIAAVLAVTAATSYPSNYAPSSYKDNKYAGITIVSQSDERNLDGSSKWSYAGSDYTTREESQVQKKMQGASYDSYGKATYEDVMGNTNKGSSYWVSPEGEKVTLTWSADEAGFQPKGDHLPVHVPFNGKGYKIY; this is encoded by the exons ATGAAActg TTCGTTATCGCCGCTGTCTTGGCTGTCACTGCTGCCACCAGCTACCCTTCCAACTACGCTCCTTCCAGCTACAAGGATAACAAGTACGCCGGAATCACCATCGTGAGCCAATCCGATGAGCGCAACCTTGACGGCAGCAGCAAGTGGAG CTACGCCGGATCCGACTACACCACCCGTGAAGAGTCCCAGGTccagaagaagatgcaagGCGCTTCTTACGATTCTTACGGAAAGGCCACTTACGAGGATGTTATGGGCAACACCAACAAGGGATCTTCTTACTGGGTTTCTCCCGAAGGCGAGAAAGTTACTTTGACCTGGTCCGCTGATGAGGCCGGTTTCCAGCCAAAGGGCGACCACTTGCCAGTTCATGTCCCATTCAACGGCAAGGGTTACAAGATttactaa
- the LOC124205246 gene encoding phosphatidylinositol 3-kinase regulatory subunit gamma-like isoform X2 has protein sequence MSELQRAPTLPPRLNRRLSQTDFSNSAPVAAAAAGETCLRLISDAEWYWKNISREEIDDLMKDTPDGTFLVRDSSSKAGEYTLTLRKGGCNKLVKICCNRHGRYGFSEPYNFHSVPELINFYRSVSLAQYNPTLNVKLLYPVSRFQNAEEAESGNDVEKMRKRLEDAHNEYLKRSQQYDQYHNDYSQCSQEIQFKKQASDAFNEAVVMFEEQLRLHEKFEREAHRHEVHSLKENYQLLKFQMGNLKQTSQELQNQLRVQTVLSRNLDREMNALKPELHQLCKTRDLLQMKFLAMIQVYLQQHPSSVHADSQYWLLPDYTRPDAERFLTGKADGTFLIRRSAGSAPFALSIACSNVKKTPVGHILIHRSERGFGFTEPYLLFPTLNDLVVYYAGHSLEELNPLITTTLAHPLHGPQPPEGNHSTPVSPAAAVVATTAEGYLSF, from the exons GCCCACTTTACCACCTCGACTTAATCGGCGGTTATCTCAGACGGACTTTAGTAATAGTGCAcctgttgcagcagcagccgctggCGAGACGTGCTTGCGTCTCATCAGCGATGCCGAGTGGTACTGGAAGAATATCAGCCGCGAAGAAATCGACGATCTGATGAAGGACACGCCCGATGGAACGTTTCTGGTCCGCGATTCCTCCTCCAAAGCCGGCGAGTACACCCTGACACTCCGCAAAGGCGGATGCAACAAATTGGTCAAGATCTGCTGCAATCGACACGGTCGTTACGGATTTTCAGAGCCCTACAATTTCCATTCCGTGCCGGAACTCATCAACTTTTATCGATCCGTCTCCCTGGCCCAGTACAATCCGACATTAAATGTCAAATTACTTTATCCAGTTTCACGCTTCCAGAAT GCGGAAGAAGCGGAATCGGGCAACGACGTGGAGAAAATGCGGAAGCGACTGGAAGATGCCCATAACGAATATTTGAAACGCTCCCAGCAGTACGACCAATACCACAACGATTATTCCCAATGCTCGCAAGAAATCCAGTTCAAGAAACAAGCTTCGGACGCCTTCAACGAAGCTGTCGTCATGTTCGAGGAGCAACTGCGATTGCACGAAAAGTTCGAGCGCGAGGCTCACCGCCACGAAGTCCACAGTCTCAAGGAGAACTACCAGCTGCTCAAGTTCCAGATGGGCAATTTGAAACAGACCAGCCAAGAGTTGCAGAATCAATTGCGGGTCCAAACGGTCCTCAGCCGCAATTTAGATCGGGAGATGAACGCCCTGAAACCCGAATTGCATCAGCTCTGCAAAACTAGGGATCTCCTTCAGATGAAGTTCTTGGCGATGATACAGGTTTATTTGCAGCAGCATCCATCCAGCGTACACGCCGACAGCCAATATTGGCTCCTACCTGATTACACCCGGCCGGATGCCGAGCGCTTTCTCACCGGCAAAGCCGACGGGACGTTCCTGATCCGCCGCAGCGCCGGAAGCGCTCCTTTTGCTCTCTCGATCGCTTGTTCCAATGTTAAGAAAACACCCGTCGGACACATTCTGATCCATCGATCGGAGCGAGGATTCGGTTTCACCGAGCCTTACCTTCTATTCCCCACGCTGAACGATTTGGTCGTCTACTACGCCGGCCACTCGCTGGAGGAACTCAATCCACTCATAACTACTACCTTGGCTCATCCGTTGCACGGGCCTCAACCTCCTGAAGGCAATCATTCAACCCCTGTCAGcccagctgctgctgtagtTGCCACCACTGCCGAAGgatatttatctttttaa
- the LOC124205245 gene encoding uncharacterized protein LOC124205245 isoform X2, with product MKLFCTVVFASLICIVSSIGPTRWSYASVHQLPYFNAPTSLGPVQDVAFHPESRVPQKADQDTMLVLGSHVRCLKELQALKERLDGTTDCTASDLKKEFLEISKRLAETNTIVLNLKKEMTEMSRHSTETAQRLAETNADVLNLKKTLNASVVELTATKNNLMDMTAAFADLEKESERNSDGLEQANAKMEVLKTELKKTTTDLAALKLITANATTSLASVNANFIAIQQDLNVIKADVIALKATSSSDKPSSIGKIPASCADLRQLGNGKSGLYNIKSDKKIKIAYCDFTKPSTDAGFQNSIGSLDVKSSTTSFYVQLGKDFSEARSPIPFVKELLNVGGAYNGTSRKFTAPVTGKYFFTLTGVVAFPATVSDNSYLQLALYKNGGEIGRAFSDEMSDIRKHGTISLQSTLDLTKGDQIWPMISFIAPSVYLVGHGYTHYSGFLLDEDFM from the exons ATGAAGCTATTC TGTACAGTTGTGTTCGCCTCGTTGATCTGTATCGTTTCCTCCATTGGACCGACCAGATGGAGTTACGCCTCCGTACATCAACTTCCTTATTTTAATGCACCGACATCACTGGGACCCGTGCAGGATGTGGCATTTCATCCGGAGAGTCGCGTACCCCAGAAGGCCGACCAAGACACCATGTTGGTTCTAGGCTCTCATGTGAGATGTCTAAAGGAATTGCAAG CACTGAAGGAGCGATTGGATGGAACTACGGATTGTACCGCTTCTgatttaaagaaagaattcTTAG aaatttcaaagCGGCTAGCGGAAACAAATACAATTGTGCTGAAtttgaagaaggaaatgacag AAATGTCACGACATTCGACGGAAACTGCGCAACGGTTAGCTGAAACGAATGCCgatgttttgaatttgaaaaagacgTTAAATG CATCTGTGGTTGAGCTAACGGCGACTAAGAATAACTTGATGGATATGACAGCAGCTTTTGCCGACCTTGAAAAGGAGTCAGAAA GAAATTCGGACGGTTTAGAACAAGCAAATGCGAAAATGGAGGTCttaaaaactgaattgaaaa aGACTACGACGGATCTGGCGGccttaaaattaattacagCTAATGCAACGACATCTCTTGCAAGTGTTAATGCGAATTTTATTG CGATTCAACAAGATTTGAATGTCATCAAGGCTGATGTTATTGCTTTAAAAG CAACAAGTTCGAGTGACAAACCCTCATCCATCGGAAAAATTCCGGCTTCCTGTGCCGACTTACGACAGTTAGGAAACGGAAAAAGTGGAttgtataatataaaatcCGACAAAAAGATCAAGATTGCGTATTGCGATTTTACCAAGCCGTCTACCGA CGCAGGtttccaaaattcaattggATCCTTAGACGTGAAATCCTCGACTACTTCCTTTTACGTTCAACTGGGCAAGGATTTTAGCGAAGCCAGATCTCCGATTCCATTCGTCAAGGAGTTACTAAACGTGGGAGGAGCCTACAATGGAACGAGTCGAAAATTCACGGCACCCGTCacgggaaaatattttttcacctTAACTGGAGTAGTGGCTTTCCCGGCAACCGTGTCTGATAATTCTTATTTGCAATTGGCTCTGTACAAGAACGGTGGCGAAATTGGGCGGGCTTTTTCTGACGAGATGAGTGACATTCGCAAACACGGCACCATTTCTTTGCAGTCAACACTCGATTTGACCAAAGGTGATCAAATATGGCCAATGATTTCCTTTATCGCACCGAGCGTTTATTTGGTTGGCCATGGCTATACTCATTATTCTGGTTTCTTGCTCGACGAGGATTTTATGTGA
- the LOC124205246 gene encoding phosphatidylinositol 3-kinase regulatory subunit gamma-like isoform X1, whose translation MSELQRAPTLPPRLNRRLSQTDFSNSAPVAAAAAGETCLRLISDAEWYWKNISREEIDDLMKDTPDGTFLVRDSSSKAGEYTLTLRKGGCNKLVKICCNRHGRYGFSEPYNFHSVPELINFYRSVSLAQYNPTLNVKLLYPVSRFQNQAEEAESGNDVEKMRKRLEDAHNEYLKRSQQYDQYHNDYSQCSQEIQFKKQASDAFNEAVVMFEEQLRLHEKFEREAHRHEVHSLKENYQLLKFQMGNLKQTSQELQNQLRVQTVLSRNLDREMNALKPELHQLCKTRDLLQMKFLAMIQVYLQQHPSSVHADSQYWLLPDYTRPDAERFLTGKADGTFLIRRSAGSAPFALSIACSNVKKTPVGHILIHRSERGFGFTEPYLLFPTLNDLVVYYAGHSLEELNPLITTTLAHPLHGPQPPEGNHSTPVSPAAAVVATTAEGYLSF comes from the exons GCCCACTTTACCACCTCGACTTAATCGGCGGTTATCTCAGACGGACTTTAGTAATAGTGCAcctgttgcagcagcagccgctggCGAGACGTGCTTGCGTCTCATCAGCGATGCCGAGTGGTACTGGAAGAATATCAGCCGCGAAGAAATCGACGATCTGATGAAGGACACGCCCGATGGAACGTTTCTGGTCCGCGATTCCTCCTCCAAAGCCGGCGAGTACACCCTGACACTCCGCAAAGGCGGATGCAACAAATTGGTCAAGATCTGCTGCAATCGACACGGTCGTTACGGATTTTCAGAGCCCTACAATTTCCATTCCGTGCCGGAACTCATCAACTTTTATCGATCCGTCTCCCTGGCCCAGTACAATCCGACATTAAATGTCAAATTACTTTATCCAGTTTCACGCTTCCAGAAT CAGGCGGAAGAAGCGGAATCGGGCAACGACGTGGAGAAAATGCGGAAGCGACTGGAAGATGCCCATAACGAATATTTGAAACGCTCCCAGCAGTACGACCAATACCACAACGATTATTCCCAATGCTCGCAAGAAATCCAGTTCAAGAAACAAGCTTCGGACGCCTTCAACGAAGCTGTCGTCATGTTCGAGGAGCAACTGCGATTGCACGAAAAGTTCGAGCGCGAGGCTCACCGCCACGAAGTCCACAGTCTCAAGGAGAACTACCAGCTGCTCAAGTTCCAGATGGGCAATTTGAAACAGACCAGCCAAGAGTTGCAGAATCAATTGCGGGTCCAAACGGTCCTCAGCCGCAATTTAGATCGGGAGATGAACGCCCTGAAACCCGAATTGCATCAGCTCTGCAAAACTAGGGATCTCCTTCAGATGAAGTTCTTGGCGATGATACAGGTTTATTTGCAGCAGCATCCATCCAGCGTACACGCCGACAGCCAATATTGGCTCCTACCTGATTACACCCGGCCGGATGCCGAGCGCTTTCTCACCGGCAAAGCCGACGGGACGTTCCTGATCCGCCGCAGCGCCGGAAGCGCTCCTTTTGCTCTCTCGATCGCTTGTTCCAATGTTAAGAAAACACCCGTCGGACACATTCTGATCCATCGATCGGAGCGAGGATTCGGTTTCACCGAGCCTTACCTTCTATTCCCCACGCTGAACGATTTGGTCGTCTACTACGCCGGCCACTCGCTGGAGGAACTCAATCCACTCATAACTACTACCTTGGCTCATCCGTTGCACGGGCCTCAACCTCCTGAAGGCAATCATTCAACCCCTGTCAGcccagctgctgctgtagtTGCCACCACTGCCGAAGgatatttatctttttaa
- the LOC124205245 gene encoding uncharacterized protein LOC124205245 isoform X1, translating to MKLFCTVVFASLICIVSSIGPTRWSYASVHQLPYFNAPTSLGPVQDVAFHPESRVPQKADQDTMLVLGSHVRCLKELQALKERLDGTTDCTASDLKKEFLEISKRLAETNTIVLNLKKEMTEMSRHSTETAQRLAETNADVLNLKKTLNASVVELTATKNNLMDMTAAFADLEKESERNSDGLEQANAKMEVLKTELKKTTTDLAALKLITANATTSLASVNANFIAIQQDLNVIKADVIALKATSSSDKPSSIGKIPASCADLRQLGNGKSGLYNIKSDKKIKIAYCDFTKPSTDSGFQNSIGSLDVKSSTTSFYVQLGKDFSEARSPIPFVKELLNVGGAYNGTSRKFTAPVTGKYFFTLTGVVAFPATVSDNSYLQLALYKNGGEIGRAFSDEMSDIRKHGTISLQSTLDLTKGDQIWPMISFIAPSVYLVGHGYTHYSGFLLDEDFM from the exons ATGAAGCTATTC TGTACAGTTGTGTTCGCCTCGTTGATCTGTATCGTTTCCTCCATTGGACCGACCAGATGGAGTTACGCCTCCGTACATCAACTTCCTTATTTTAATGCACCGACATCACTGGGACCCGTGCAGGATGTGGCATTTCATCCGGAGAGTCGCGTACCCCAGAAGGCCGACCAAGACACCATGTTGGTTCTAGGCTCTCATGTGAGATGTCTAAAGGAATTGCAAG CACTGAAGGAGCGATTGGATGGAACTACGGATTGTACCGCTTCTgatttaaagaaagaattcTTAG aaatttcaaagCGGCTAGCGGAAACAAATACAATTGTGCTGAAtttgaagaaggaaatgacag AAATGTCACGACATTCGACGGAAACTGCGCAACGGTTAGCTGAAACGAATGCCgatgttttgaatttgaaaaagacgTTAAATG CATCTGTGGTTGAGCTAACGGCGACTAAGAATAACTTGATGGATATGACAGCAGCTTTTGCCGACCTTGAAAAGGAGTCAGAAA GAAATTCGGACGGTTTAGAACAAGCAAATGCGAAAATGGAGGTCttaaaaactgaattgaaaa aGACTACGACGGATCTGGCGGccttaaaattaattacagCTAATGCAACGACATCTCTTGCAAGTGTTAATGCGAATTTTATTG CGATTCAACAAGATTTGAATGTCATCAAGGCTGATGTTATTGCTTTAAAAG CAACAAGTTCGAGTGACAAACCCTCATCCATCGGAAAAATTCCGGCTTCCTGTGCCGACTTACGACAGTTAGGAAACGGAAAAAGTGGAttgtataatataaaatcCGACAAAAAGATCAAGATTGCGTATTGCGATTTTACCAAGCCGTCTACCGATTCAG GtttccaaaattcaattggATCCTTAGACGTGAAATCCTCGACTACTTCCTTTTACGTTCAACTGGGCAAGGATTTTAGCGAAGCCAGATCTCCGATTCCATTCGTCAAGGAGTTACTAAACGTGGGAGGAGCCTACAATGGAACGAGTCGAAAATTCACGGCACCCGTCacgggaaaatattttttcacctTAACTGGAGTAGTGGCTTTCCCGGCAACCGTGTCTGATAATTCTTATTTGCAATTGGCTCTGTACAAGAACGGTGGCGAAATTGGGCGGGCTTTTTCTGACGAGATGAGTGACATTCGCAAACACGGCACCATTTCTTTGCAGTCAACACTCGATTTGACCAAAGGTGATCAAATATGGCCAATGATTTCCTTTATCGCACCGAGCGTTTATTTGGTTGGCCATGGCTATACTCATTATTCTGGTTTCTTGCTCGACGAGGATTTTATGTGA